The following nucleotide sequence is from Firmicutes bacterium ASF500.
TTTACAGTTTTTCGCCCATAAAAAGGGCGTGGGCTCCACCCGCAATGGCCGTGATTCCAAGGCCAAGCGGCTGGGCGTGAAGCGGGGCGACGGTCAGTTTGTGCTGGCCGGCAACATTCTGGTCCGCCAGCGGGGCACCCACATCCACCCCGGCGTCAACGTGGGCAAGGGCAGCGACGACACCCTGTTCGCTATGAAGTCCGGCCGCGTGAAATTTGAGCGCCTGGGTAAGGACCGCAAGCAGGTCTCCATCGTGGAGGAAGCCGCCGCGGAGTAACATTCGCCAAGAAGCCGCAAACGTGTACCGTTTGCGGCTTTTCCATAATTCCTACCCGTGTTCCCCCAACTGTCCGAGCGAAGGGCGGCGATCCGCTGAGTGAAAAACATTTCACTTTTTTCGTTGACAAGGGACAGGCGGAGTGATATATTTATAACGCCCCAAGGAGTTAAAAATATATCACATGGAGGAATCAAACATGAATTCGAAGGTCACCTTAAAGGAAATCGTAGGAACGAAAATTATTTATGCGGCGCTGCTTGCCTGCTACTACTGGATGTGGGCAAGGCGGGACTGGCATGATTATTACGATACCATCCAGAACGCGGTCGTCCTGTTCACCATCGTATTTTTCCTCTTGCAGGCAACCCGCGTTCGGAAGTATCACAAAGAAGAAACGGACGAGCTGGCAATTCAAAATTTACGCAGAACAGACGCAATCGGATTGAAGATCATGATCGCCGCCGCCATCGTCATCGCCTTCGCCTGCGCGGTCGGGGCCATCGACGCGAGCGCGGCGGGCTATGCTCTGGTCGGGACGATTCTGGCGCTGGCCGTGATACGATTCATCATCTTTTGCGTGATGGACAGCAAAGGAGTCTGACCCCAGGCTGTGACGCGAATATTCTGCGTGTGCCAGACAGTAAGGGAGTCTGACATGGCCCTTAAAACGAAGGTCAAGGAATATCGGGAAAAAGCGGGATTAAAGCAGAGCGAGCTGGCGGAGCTGGTACACGCCAGGCGGGAAACCATCGTACATTTGGAGAATGGACGGTATAACCCATCCCTCAAGCTGGCCATGGACATTGCTAAGGTCTTTCATGTGACAGTGGAAACGCTGTTTGAATTTACAGAAGACTGACCCTGCGGCACCATAAGGAACAGCCCCTTGGGGCGTTTTAAAAAGGAGATGCGTTTTGGATATCCGTGAAAAACAGCACGGCGGGATGCTCTACCTCCTGGGGGACGAGTCCCTCCAGCGGGAGCAGCTGCGCTGTCTGGACCTGCTGCATGAGTTCAACCAGATCGGGCCCAACGTGGTGCTGGCCGGGACGGGACACCCCATCTGCCCTGAGCTGCGGGAGCGTGGTTATCAGTATACGGCCCCTGTCCGCATCGGCCGAAACTGCTGGCTGGGGGCCAACGTGGTGGTGGTGCCCGGCGTCACCATTGGGGACAACGTCGTGGTAGGGGCGGGCAGCGTGGTCACCCATGACCTGCCCGACAACGTGATCGCCGTGGGCAACCCCTGCAAAATTCTGCGTGAGGTAAACGACCACGACCGGGAATACTACTTCAGAGACCGTAAAATAGACCCGAAGCTGTAAGGAGGCGTACCTATGGAGCAATGGCTGTATGTGACGTTCATTGAAAAGACCAAGACCTACAACAAGCTGACCAAGGCCGCTGTGGAGCGGCACGTGGCCAATCTGAGACAGCTGGACGAAGAGGGACACATTGAGCTGGCCGGGGTGTTCAAGGGCTACCCCGGCGTGGCGGGGATGTATATCCTCAAGGCGGAGAGCCTTGAGGCGGCGGAGGAGCTGTGCAAACGGGAGCCTCTGGTGGCGGAGGGCTTCGCCACCTATAAGCTGAAAGCCCTCCAGCCGGCGAACAAGGAAAACAACTACCTACTGTAAGGAAAGGAGACGGCTATGAGCTTAAAAGAGGGAAGCGTACTGTTCGCGAGGATCGATTACAAGATCGGAGACAGCCAGGAGACAGAGCAGGACGCCATAGACTCCATGGAATACCTGCAAAAAATCGCGCGGGAGCGTTACCTCGCAGCGGGTGTATTCGGCAATATGGAACTGGGGACCATGGACGGAGCCATGGTGCTTTTTGAGGCGAAGGACCTGGAGGAGGCGCAGAAAATTGCGAATGACGACCCGATCATCCAAAGAGGCTATTACCGGTGCGACGTGTATCAGTGGAATGTGATGCTTCTGTCAAAGGGCGCAAATTGATGAATGCTCCGGGAATACTGCTTTAGGGGCCAAAAAACAGGAGATGCGCGCTATGAAAGCTGTTATTGTGTACCACTCCAGCCACCACGGCAACACCAGAAAACTGGTGGAAGCCATCGCTCGGGGGAGGGACGTTACCCTCGTCGATGCCTCCGCCGTCAAGAGCGCCGACCTGAGCGGCTATGAGCTCATCGGCTTCGCCTCCGGGATCTACTTCGGGAAATTTCATGAAGATGTTCTGGAATTTGCGAAAAACAACCTGCCCGAGGACCGGAAGGTGTTTTTTCTGTCCACCTACGGCGGCAGGAGCAACACCAAGGCCATTGAAGAGGTGGTCAAAGGCAGGTCAGCCCAGGTCGTCGGTCAGTTTGGCTGCAAGGGCTATGACACCTTCGGCCCCTTCAAGCTGGTGGGCGGCATCTGCAAGGGCCGCCCGGATGAAAACGACCTGAACAGCGCCTGTCATTTCTTCGATGGACTTTCTTGACGCGGAAACATTGTATGGGCGCAGACATAACAAATCATAACAGTTAGGAGGTGCCCGATATGGCAGCACCCTTTGTAGATACGGCGAAGATCACCGTCCGCTCCGGGAACGGGGGCAACGGCGTGGTGTCCTTCCACCGGGAGAAGTACGTGGCCAACGGCGGCCCAGACGGGGGCGACGGCGGCCGGGGCGGCGACATTGTGGTGGAGGTCAACGACCACATGTCCACCCTGATGGATTTTCGCTACAAGCGCAAGTACACCGCCGGAAACGGAGCCGACGGTGCGGGCAAGCGGTGCACCGGCCGGGACGGGGAGGACCTGGTCATCCGTGTCCCCCGGGGCACAATTATCCGGGACGCCGAGACCCGGGAGATCATTCAGGACATGTCCCAGACCGACCGGTTCGTCCTGTGCCGGGGGGGCCGGGGGGGCTGGGGCAACCAGCACTTCGCCACCCCCACCCGTCAGGTGCCCCGGTTCGCCAAGGCCGGTCTGCCCGGCCAGAGCCGGGACGTGGTACTGGAGTTGAAGCTGCTGGCCGACGTGGGCCTGGTGGGCTTCCCCAATGTGGGCAAGTCCACCCTGCTCTCCGTGGTCAGCCGGGCCCAGCCCAAGATCGCCAACTACCACTTCACCACCCTCTTCCCCAACCTGGGGGTGGTCTATGTGGAGGAGGGGGTGTCCTTCGTCATGGCGGACATCCCCGGCATCATTGAGGGAGCCGCCGAGGGGGCCGGTCTGGGCCACGACTTTTTGCGGCACATCGACCGGTGCCGCCTGCTCATCCATGTAGTGGACGTGTCCGGCTCCGAGGGCCGGGACCCGGTGGCCGACTTTGAGGCCATCAACCAGGAGCTGAAACAGTACTCCCCCGAGCTGGCCGGACGGAACATGATCGTCGCCGCCAACAAGGTGGACATTATGGACGACCCCGCCCTGCTGGACAAGCTCCGGGCCCATGTGGAGGGCCTGGGGCTGGAGCTGATGGAAATTTCCGCCGCCGCCCACCAGGGCACCCGGGAGCTGGTCCTGCGCGCCGCCCAGCTCCTCCAGGAGCTGCCCCCCGTCACCGTCTACGAGCCCACCTATGTGGAGCGCCCCCCCGAGGTGGACACCGGCGGGGCGGTGGATATCCAGGAGTTCAACGGCACCTGGGTGGTGGACGCCCCCTGGCTCCAGCGGCTCATCGCCAACGTCAACTTCGGAGACTACGAGTCCCGGAACTGGTTCGACCAGAAGCTGCGCCAGTCCGGTCTGTTCGACAAGCTGGAGGAGCTGGGCATCAAGGACGGGGATATCGTGTCCATGTATGACCTGGAATTTGAGTATCAGCGATAAAAATTCACCCGTCTGCCAAGGCAGACGGGTGAATTTTATTTATTTTCCGGGCTTAAAGCCGTCCTTCAAGCTGACAGCCCGGTTAAAGACCAGGGCGCCGGGGGCAGTGTCCTTGGAGTCGGCGCAGAAGTAGCCCAGGCGGAGGAACTGGAAGCGGTCGGCGGGCTGGGCGGAGGCCAGAGATGCCTCCAGCTTACAGCCGGTGAGCACCTCCAGGGAGTCGGGGTTCAGGCACTCCAAAAAGTCCTTGTCGCCGCTGTCGGGGTTCTCGTCGGCGAAGAGGTTGTCGTACAGACGGACCTCCGCGTCCACGGCGGTGGCGGCGTCCACCCAGTGGATGGTGGCCCCCTTCACCTTCCGGCCGTCGGCGGGGTTGCCCCCCTTGGAGTCCGGGTCGTATTCGGCGGCGATCTCGGTGATGTTGCCTGCCTCGTCGGTCTGATAGCCCACGCATTGAATGAGGTAGGCCCCCTTCAAACGGCACTCGGGCCCGCCGGGATAGAGGCGCTTGTACTTGGGGATGGGCTCGGGGAGGAAGTCCTCCGCCTCCACCCACAGCTCCCGAGAGAAGGTGACGCTCCGGGTGCCGGCGCCGGGGTCGTTGGGGTTATTCTCCACCTCGAAAGTCTCGCTCTGGCCGGCGGGGTAGTTGGTAATGACCAGCTTGACGGGCCGCAGCACCGCCATAGCCCGCTGGGCATGGTCGTTCAGGTCCTCCCGCAGGCAGTGCTCCAGGAAGGCGTACTCCACCACGTTGGCCGACTTGGCCACGCCGATGCGCTCGCAGAAGTTCCGGATGGAACGGGGGGTGTAACCCCGGCGGCGCAGGCCGCACAGGGTGGGCATACGGGGGTCGTCCCAGCCGGCCACCCGGCCCTCCTCCACCAGGCGGCGCAGCTTCCGCTTGGACATGACGGTGTGGTCAATGCCCAGCCGGGCGAACTCAATCTGCCGGGGCTTGCTGGGCAGGTCGCAGTTTTCAATGACCCAGTTATACAGGGGCCGGTGGGCCTCAAACTCCAGGGAGCAGAGGGAGTGGGTGATGTTCTCCAGGGCGTCCTGGATGGGGTGGGCGAAGTCGTACATGGGATAGATGCACCACTTGTTTCCGTGGCGGTGGTGGGGCAGGTGGTTGATCCGATAGATCACCGGGTCCCGCATATTGAAGTTGCCGCTGGCCAGGTCGATCTTGGCCCGGAGGGTCATGGCTCCATCGGGAAATTCCCCTGCCCGCATCCGGCGGAACAGGTCCAGGCTCTCCTCGATGGGCCGGTCCCGCCAGGGGGAGCGGGCGGGGACACCCACGCCGCCCCGGTACTCCTTAAACTCCTCGGGGGTCAGCTGGCAGACATAGGCCAGCCCCTTCTGGATCAGCAGCTCGGCCTGACGGTAGTCCTCCTCAAAGTAGTCCGAACCATAGAAAAACCGGTCCCCCCAGTCGAAGCCCAGCCAGTGGATGTCCTCCTTGATGGCGTCCACAAACTCCTCGTCCTCCTTGGTGGGGTTGGTGTCGTCCATGCGCAGGTTGCAGATGCCGCCGAATTTCTCGGCGGTACCGAAGTCGATGGTCAGGGCCTTGCAGTGGCCGATATGCAGATAACCGTTGGGCTCGGGGGGAAAACGGGTGTGGACCTGCATCCCGGCACAGCGCCCCCCCTCGGCGATGTCCTCCGTAATGAACTGGTGGATAAAATTCTGGCTCTCCTGTTCTTCCGCGTTGTCGATTTTGATTTCATCAGACATGGGCTTCTCTCCTCCTTTGTCAATGGTGCTATTTTACACCAGAACGCCTCTCCTTGCAAGTATTTCCTGAAAAGCCTTGTTCCCGCCGGGAAAAGGGGATATAATAGAGGCTGTAGAGACGCGTCCGCACGCCAAGCATCGCCGGCGAAAACAGCGGACGCCCCGTGAAGCGTCCCTACAGAAGGAGAATCGCATGACATACGACATCATCATATTGGGCTCCGGTCCCGCGGGACTGGCCGCCGCCATCGCCGCCCGGGGGCGGGACAAAAGCGTCCTGGTCATCGGCAACCCCTGGCAGGACAGCCCGCTGGCCAAGGCGGAGCGGGTAGACAACTACCCCGGCCTCCCCGGCCGGACGGGCCTGGAGCTTCTGGAGGAGCTCTATGGGCACGCCGTCGCCCTGGGCACAGAATTTGTGGTGGGCAAGGCCCTGTCCCTTCTGGAGTGGGACGGCTTCTCCATCACTGTAGGCAGTGAGGTCTATCAGGGCAAGGCCCTGATCCTGGCCCCCGGTGTGGTCCGTCAGGCCAAGTACCCCGGCGAGGAGACCTATCTGGGCCGGGGGGTGAGCTACTGCGCCACCTGCGACGGGATGCTCTATCGCGGCAAGCCGGTGGTCGTGGTGGGCCTGGCCCCCGACGCCCCCCAGGAGGCCGGTTATCTCAGCAGTCTGGGCTGTCAGGTGGTCTACGTCTCCCCCCAGCCGCCCAAGGGCCTGCCGGAGGGCATCCCCTATGTGAAGGCCGGGAGGCTGGCCGTTCAGGGGGAGCAGTCGGTCATCGGACTGGAGGCCGACGGAGCCCTTCTCCCCTGCTCCGGGGTGTTCATCCTCCGCCGGGCGGTGGCCCCCACCGACCTTCTGCCCGGTCTGGCCGCCAAGGAGGGGGCCATCCAGGTGGACCGGCGCATGGCCACCAACCTCTCCGGGGTCTTTGCCGCCGGGGACTGCACCGGCGGGCCCCTCCAGGTGTCCAAGGCGGTGGGCGAGGGCCATGTGGCCGCCCTGTCCGCCTGTGAATATCTGGACCAGTAGACACTTCCACTGTTCTTCCTCCCTGTAAAATCCCCCCTGACACAATAACGCTGTGTCAGGGGGGATTTCATGACTTCGGGGCATAATAATAACGGCCGGGAGAACTCGGCCGTTATTGCAGGGGATGAACATGCACAGGCGGTCTTTCGACCGAGGAGAAGTATATCACAGCCTCCGGGCGTTTGCAAGAAGAAATTTAACTCAAATGAAAAAATTTTCATAAGTCACCGGGATAAAAGCTTTTTTGTGAATAATTATTTACTCATTTTCGATTTTTATACGCGGCAGCGCGTAGTCCAGCATCAGGCCGATCAACTCGTTCCGGCTGCGCCCGGTGCGGGCCGCAACTTCCTCGATTCCCTGAAGCGTCTGCTCTTTTATGCGAACAGAAAAGACTTTATAACCGTCATCTCCTCTGGGCCGAATCAAAAGATGATCTTTTTCCATTGGCCTTTCCTCCTTTGGTGTAAACATAGTTTACCCTTGAAAATAATTAAAATCTATGTTATACTATAGTTATAAAAAACATATCGGAGGAAAACATGAATAAAGATACAAATTATAGCGTAAGCAATGTTGTAGACGGACTCTGCTGCGCCGCGGTGGGCAAGCTGATGATCAGTCATATGGAACGCACACACCCCGCTGTCATCTCCCAGGCCGTGGAGAGCAAAGCGGTCCAGACGCTGGAGGCCATCCGGTATATTCTGGAAAACGACCGGCTGAGCGACCCGGAGTGCGTCCATCGGGTGGAAAAGCTGGTCCAGCTGTTTGACCGGGAGCTGAACGTCAAAATAGAGCGGCAGGGCGGCTCTGACTGAATTTCGGTCACTTTCTCCAAAAGAAAAAGCAGAAAAAAGACAGCCTTTTGCAAAAAAGCGCTGTCTTTTTTTTCGCCTTTGTGGTATGATGGGCTACGTATATTTTGAGCACGAAAAAGGAGCGGCAACCTATGATCACTGTCACTGACCTGAGCCTGAATTACAGCGGCACTCCGCTGTTTTCTCATGTAGACCTGCAATTCCTCCGGGGCAACTGCTACGGCATCATCGGCGCCAACGGGGCCGGTAAGTCCACCTTCCTGAAAATCCTGTCCGGGGAGCTGGACTCCACCTCCGGGCAGGTGTCCATCCTGCCCAACATCCGCATGTCGGTGTTGAAGCAGGACCAGAACGCCTACGACGCCTATCACGTGATGGACACCGTCATCATGGGCAACCAGCGCCTCTACAACATCGGCAAGGAGAAGGACGCCCTATACGCCAAGGAGGAGATGACCGACGAGGACGGGCTCTTGGCCTGCCAGCTGGAGGAGGAGTACGCCGAACTGGGGGGCTGGGAGGCGGAATCCGACGCCAGCCGTATCCTCCAGGGCCTGGGCATCGGCACCGAGTACCACTACAGCGACATGGCCACCCTGGACGCCCGCCTCAAGGTGAAGGTCCTGCTGGCCCAGGCGCTGTTCGGCAACCCCGACCTCCTGATGATGGACGAGCCCACCAACAACCTGGACATCGACGCCGTCAACTGGCTGGAGGACTTTCTGCTGGACTTCGAGGGTACGGTGATTGTGGTGTCCCACGACCGGCACTTCCTCAACACCGTCTGTACCCACATCGTGGACATTGACTACGGCAAAATCAAAATGTATGTGGGCAACTACGACTTCTGGTACGAGTCCTCCCAGCTGGTCCAGCAGCTCATCAAGAGCCAGAACAAGCGCAACGAGGAGAAAATCAAGGAGTTGCAGGACTTTATCTCCCGCTTCTCCGCCAACAAGTCCAAGAGCAAGCAGGCCACCGCCCGGCGTAAGCTCCTGGACAAGCTCACCGTGGAGGAGATGCCCGCCTCCTCCCGCCGCTACCCCTGGGTGGGCTTCTCCCCCGACCGGGAGGTGGGCAAAGACATCCTCTTTGTCACCGACGTGTCCAAGACCATCGACGGGGTAAAGGTGCTGGACAAGGTGTCCTTCATCGTGGGCCACGACGAGAAGATCGCCTTTGTGGGGGACAACGAAAACGCCCACACCGTCCTCTTTAAAATTCTGGCCGGCGAGCTGGAGCCCGACGAGGGCAGTGTGAAGTGGGGCCAGACCGCCACCTTCTCCTACTTCCCCAAGGACAACAGCCCCTATTTCCAGGAGAACGAGGACGACCTGGTCCAGTGGCTGCGCCAGTTCTCCCCCGACCCCCAGGAGCAGTACCTCCGGGGTTTCCTGGGCCGGATGCTCTTCTCCGGGGACGAGGTCCACAAGCCGGTGAAGGTGCTGTCCGGCGGCGAGAAGGTGCGGTGTATGCTGTCCCGGATGATGTTGTCCGGGGCCAACGTCCTCATGCTGGACCAGCCCACCAACCACCTGGACCTGGAGTCCATCGCCGCCCTGAACAAGGGGCTGGAGGCCGTCAAATGCAACGTGCTGGTAGCCTCCCACGACCATCAGCTGATCCAGACGGTGTGCAACCGGGTCTTTGACTTCACCGCCGACGGCAAGCTCATCGACCGCAAGACCACCTATGACGACTACCTGGCCGCCCAGCGGGAGGAGTAACCCTATGGACGGCATCCAAATCAGAACCGCTTCCGTGGAGGACGCGGCGGAGCTGCTGGAGCTGTACAGCCACTATGTCCGCCGGACCGCCATCTCCTTCGAGTGGGAGATCCCCACCCTGGAGGAGTTCCAGGGGCGCGTCCGCCGCACGCTGGAGCAATATCCTTACCTTATCGCCCACCAAGGCGGTAAGCTTCTGGGCTACGCCTACGCCGGCCCCTTCGTGGGCCGGGCGGCCTACGGCTGGTCCGCCGAGCTGACCATCTACCTGGCCCCGGAGTCCGCCAAGCGTGGGATTGGCCGGGCGCTGTATGAGGCGCTGGAGAGGGCGCTGGCGGAGATGGGGGTATGCAACCTGTACGCCTGCGTCGGCGTCCCGGCGGAGGAGGAGGACGAGTATCTGACCTTCAACAGCGCTCAGTTTCACGCCCACATGGGCTTCGTCCAGTGCGGGGAGTTTCACCGGTGCGGCTGTAAATTCGGCCGGTGGTACAGTATGGTCTGGATGGAAAAGCTGATTGGACCCCACAGCCCCGGCCAGAGCCCGGTCCGGCCATTCCAGGGGAAAATATCCCTTGACAAGGCTCTCATCCCCGGCTTATAATGCTCCCAAACCCACCTGAATTACATAATTTGATAATGGAGGAGATTCAAATGGAGAAAAAGGAACTGCTCTACGAGGGCAAGGCTAAGAAGGTCTACACCACCGACGACCCCCAGCAGCTGATCGTCTCCTATAAGGACGACGCCACCGCCTTTAACGGCCTGAAAAAGGGCACCATCGCCGGCAAGGGCGTCATCAACAACAAGATGAGCAATCTGCTCATGGCCCGGCTGGAGAAGGAGGGCATCCCCACCCACCTGGTGGAGGAGCTCAGCGAGCGGGAGACGCTGGTAAAAAAGGTGTCCATCGTCCCCCTGGAGGTCATCGTGCGCAACATCTCCGCCGGCTCCTTCGCCAAGCGCTACGGCGTGGAGGAGGGCATTGTCTTCGAACAGCCCACCTTCGAGCTGTCCTATAAGAACGACGACCTGGGCGACCCCCTGATGAGCGAGGACCACGCCCTGGCTTTGAAGCTGGCCACCGCCGAGGAGCTGGCCCTGATCCGCAGGTATGCCCTCACGGTGGACAAGCTGATGCAGGAGGTGTGGTCCGAGTGCGGCGTCACTCTGGTGGACTTCAAACTGGAGTTCGGCCGTCTGTCCGACGGGACCATCGTCCTGGCCGACGAGATCAGCCCCGACACCTGCCGCCTCTGGGACTCCGAGACCCACGAGAAGCTGGACAAGGACCGCTTCCGCCGGGACATGGGCGGCGTGGAGGCCGCCTATGAGCAGGTCATGAACCGCCTGACTCAGCACCTTTAAGACACACAACAGGGCCCGCCGTTGCCAACGGCGGGCCCTTAATCGATAGGTTATATGACATAATTGTCTCCCGAGGACTCCCGACGCATCAGGTCGCCCACGGTAATGCCGCTGAGATAGTCGCTGATGAGCCTGTCCAGCCCCTGCCAGAGGGCGATGGTACGGCACTCCGCGGCGTTGGCGCAGGTGCCGGAGGCCTCGTCCAGACAGGAGACGGGAGCCAGGGTATTTTCCGTCAGCCGGAGGACGGCGTCCACTGTGTACTGCTCCGGAGCCCTGGTCAGCTTGTAGCCGCCCCCCTTGCCCCGCAGGCCGCTGAGCATCCCGGCCCGCACCAGCAGCTTGATGATGCTCTCCAGATATTTTTCCGAAATATCCTGCCGCTGGGCGATCTCCTTCAGCGGGATGAAGCCGTCGCTCTGGTGCTCGGCCAGATCAATCATCACCCGCAGCGCGTAGCGGCCCTTTGTGGAAATCAACATCGCAGACGCCCCTTTGA
It contains:
- the rpmA gene encoding 50S ribosomal protein L27, whose protein sequence is MLNIGLQFFAHKKGVGSTRNGRDSKAKRLGVKRGDGQFVLAGNILVRQRGTHIHPGVNVGKGSDDTLFAMKSGRVKFERLGKDRKQVSIVEEAAAE
- the dapH gene encoding 2,3,4,5-tetrahydropyridine-2,6-dicarboxylate N-acetyltransferase codes for the protein MDIREKQHGGMLYLLGDESLQREQLRCLDLLHEFNQIGPNVVLAGTGHPICPELRERGYQYTAPVRIGRNCWLGANVVVVPGVTIGDNVVVGAGSVVTHDLPDNVIAVGNPCKILREVNDHDREYYFRDRKIDPKL
- the obg gene encoding GTPase Obg, with translation MAAPFVDTAKITVRSGNGGNGVVSFHREKYVANGGPDGGDGGRGGDIVVEVNDHMSTLMDFRYKRKYTAGNGADGAGKRCTGRDGEDLVIRVPRGTIIRDAETREIIQDMSQTDRFVLCRGGRGGWGNQHFATPTRQVPRFAKAGLPGQSRDVVLELKLLADVGLVGFPNVGKSTLLSVVSRAQPKIANYHFTTLFPNLGVVYVEEGVSFVMADIPGIIEGAAEGAGLGHDFLRHIDRCRLLIHVVDVSGSEGRDPVADFEAINQELKQYSPELAGRNMIVAANKVDIMDDPALLDKLRAHVEGLGLELMEISAAAHQGTRELVLRAAQLLQELPPVTVYEPTYVERPPEVDTGGAVDIQEFNGTWVVDAPWLQRLIANVNFGDYESRNWFDQKLRQSGLFDKLEELGIKDGDIVSMYDLEFEYQR
- the glnS gene encoding Glutamine--tRNA ligase, with protein sequence MSDEIKIDNAEEQESQNFIHQFITEDIAEGGRCAGMQVHTRFPPEPNGYLHIGHCKALTIDFGTAEKFGGICNLRMDDTNPTKEDEEFVDAIKEDIHWLGFDWGDRFFYGSDYFEEDYRQAELLIQKGLAYVCQLTPEEFKEYRGGVGVPARSPWRDRPIEESLDLFRRMRAGEFPDGAMTLRAKIDLASGNFNMRDPVIYRINHLPHHRHGNKWCIYPMYDFAHPIQDALENITHSLCSLEFEAHRPLYNWVIENCDLPSKPRQIEFARLGIDHTVMSKRKLRRLVEEGRVAGWDDPRMPTLCGLRRRGYTPRSIRNFCERIGVAKSANVVEYAFLEHCLREDLNDHAQRAMAVLRPVKLVITNYPAGQSETFEVENNPNDPGAGTRSVTFSRELWVEAEDFLPEPIPKYKRLYPGGPECRLKGAYLIQCVGYQTDEAGNITEIAAEYDPDSKGGNPADGRKVKGATIHWVDAATAVDAEVRLYDNLFADENPDSGDKDFLECLNPDSLEVLTGCKLEASLASAQPADRFQFLRLGYFCADSKDTAPGALVFNRAVSLKDGFKPGK
- the trxB gene encoding Thioredoxin reductase gives rise to the protein MTYDIIILGSGPAGLAAAIAARGRDKSVLVIGNPWQDSPLAKAERVDNYPGLPGRTGLELLEELYGHAVALGTEFVVGKALSLLEWDGFSITVGSEVYQGKALILAPGVVRQAKYPGEETYLGRGVSYCATCDGMLYRGKPVVVVGLAPDAPQEAGYLSSLGCQVVYVSPQPPKGLPEGIPYVKAGRLAVQGEQSVIGLEADGALLPCSGVFILRRAVAPTDLLPGLAAKEGAIQVDRRMATNLSGVFAAGDCTGGPLQVSKAVGEGHVAALSACEYLDQ
- the ybiT gene encoding putative ABC transporter ATP-binding protein YbiT, which translates into the protein MITVTDLSLNYSGTPLFSHVDLQFLRGNCYGIIGANGAGKSTFLKILSGELDSTSGQVSILPNIRMSVLKQDQNAYDAYHVMDTVIMGNQRLYNIGKEKDALYAKEEMTDEDGLLACQLEEEYAELGGWEAESDASRILQGLGIGTEYHYSDMATLDARLKVKVLLAQALFGNPDLLMMDEPTNNLDIDAVNWLEDFLLDFEGTVIVVSHDRHFLNTVCTHIVDIDYGKIKMYVGNYDFWYESSQLVQQLIKSQNKRNEEKIKELQDFISRFSANKSKSKQATARRKLLDKLTVEEMPASSRRYPWVGFSPDREVGKDILFVTDVSKTIDGVKVLDKVSFIVGHDEKIAFVGDNENAHTVLFKILAGELEPDEGSVKWGQTATFSYFPKDNSPYFQENEDDLVQWLRQFSPDPQEQYLRGFLGRMLFSGDEVHKPVKVLSGGEKVRCMLSRMMLSGANVLMLDQPTNHLDLESIAALNKGLEAVKCNVLVASHDHQLIQTVCNRVFDFTADGKLIDRKTTYDDYLAAQREE
- the bar gene encoding Phosphinothricin N-acetyltransferase; amino-acid sequence: MDGIQIRTASVEDAAELLELYSHYVRRTAISFEWEIPTLEEFQGRVRRTLEQYPYLIAHQGGKLLGYAYAGPFVGRAAYGWSAELTIYLAPESAKRGIGRALYEALERALAEMGVCNLYACVGVPAEEEDEYLTFNSAQFHAHMGFVQCGEFHRCGCKFGRWYSMVWMEKLIGPHSPGQSPVRPFQGKISLDKALIPGL
- the purC gene encoding Phosphoribosylaminoimidazole-succinocarboxamide synthase, whose translation is MEKKELLYEGKAKKVYTTDDPQQLIVSYKDDATAFNGLKKGTIAGKGVINNKMSNLLMARLEKEGIPTHLVEELSERETLVKKVSIVPLEVIVRNISAGSFAKRYGVEEGIVFEQPTFELSYKNDDLGDPLMSEDHALALKLATAEELALIRRYALTVDKLMQEVWSECGVTLVDFKLEFGRLSDGTIVLADEISPDTCRLWDSETHEKLDKDRFRRDMGGVEAAYEQVMNRLTQHL
- the cymR gene encoding HTH-type transcriptional regulator CymR — encoded protein: MLISTKGRYALRVMIDLAEHQSDGFIPLKEIAQRQDISEKYLESIIKLLVRAGMLSGLRGKGGGYKLTRAPEQYTVDAVLRLTENTLAPVSCLDEASGTCANAAECRTIALWQGLDRLISDYLSGITVGDLMRRESSGDNYVI